AGCAGCTTTCTGTTTTTGCTCGTCATTCCGGCGCACCCCACAAAAGAGGGCAAAGGCTGGAATCCAGTGTCGGCAGGATCCGGCTTTCGCCCTGCGCTCAACAGCGTGGCCCGCTTGGCGACGACCGTGCTCTGGGGCGCTGGATTTCGGCCTACGCCGGAATGACGCTTCGAATCATTGAAGCGGCTGGCGTGGATGGCGATGCAGCGCCTCCACGCCAACCTCAAAGCACTTACTGCTTCTGGGCTTCGCCCGTACCGGCCATGTTCGCGTGGATGATCTCCGCGATCATGCCGTCGGCCTTGGCCAGCTGTTCCTTGTACACATCCGTCTTGAACACCGGCTCGGTCGGCGCCTGCTTGGAGAGCAGCGGACCGCTTTGGTCACGCAGGGCCACTTCCACCTTGGTCGACAGGCCGATGCGCAGCGGGTGTTCTTCCAGCTGCTTGGGATCGGTGAAGAACACGCGCACCGGCACGCGCTGCACGATCTTGATCCAGTTGCCGGTGGCGTTCTGCGCCGGCAGCAGAGAGAACGCGCTGCCCGTGCCCACGCCCAGGCTCTCGACCTTGCCCTTGTAGGTGACCGAGCTGCCATAGATGTCGGCACGGATGTCCACCGGCTGGCCGATGCGCATGCTGGTCAGCTGCGTTTCCTTGAAGTTGGCGTCGATCCACACTTCATGCAGCGGCACCACGGCCATCAGGGGGTTACCCGGCGCCACGCGCTGGCCCAGCTGCACCGAACGCTTGGCGACATAACCGTCCACCGGCGCAAGAATCGAGGTGCGCAGGTCGTCGAGGTAGGCGGCGCGCAGGCGGGAAGCAGCCGTCTGGACGTCCGGATGCGAGGCGACGACGGTGTCGTCCACCAGCACCTTGTTGGTCTGCAACTGCTGCTGCGAAGTCGTGAGTGCACTCTGCGCGGTGGTCAGCGCGTCCAGGGCGTGCGACAGCTCTTCGGCCGAGATGGCGCCGGTCTTGGCCAGGTCGCGACGACGGTTGTAGTCGGCCTGCGCCTTGTCCACGGCGGTCTTGCGCGCCGCCACTTCGGCCTGGGCACCGTTGACGTTGCTGTACAGGCCGCGCACCTTGCGCACCGTGCTGGCCAGGTTGGCGCGCGCCTGTTGCAGGGCAACGTCGGCGTCGGCCGGGTCGAGCTTCACCAGCACGTCGCCGGCATGCACGAGGTCGCCGTCATCGGCGCCGATGGTGATGACCGAGCCCGG
The nucleotide sequence above comes from Dyella telluris. Encoded proteins:
- a CDS encoding HlyD family efflux transporter periplasmic adaptor subunit, with product MSSQTPLAAENAAVQPPKSRRGFMLKALAAVVVLAAIGWGLWYFLEGRWFEETDDAYVNGNVVQITPQVPGSVITIGADDGDLVHAGDVLVKLDPADADVALQQARANLASTVRKVRGLYSNVNGAQAEVAARKTAVDKAQADYNRRRDLAKTGAISAEELSHALDALTTAQSALTTSQQQLQTNKVLVDDTVVASHPDVQTAASRLRAAYLDDLRTSILAPVDGYVAKRSVQLGQRVAPGNPLMAVVPLHEVWIDANFKETQLTSMRIGQPVDIRADIYGSSVTYKGKVESLGVGTGSAFSLLPAQNATGNWIKIVQRVPVRVFFTDPKQLEEHPLRIGLSTKVEVALRDQSGPLLSKQAPTEPVFKTDVYKEQLAKADGMIAEIIHANMAGTGEAQKQ